A genomic stretch from Mya arenaria isolate MELC-2E11 chromosome 10, ASM2691426v1 includes:
- the LOC128204862 gene encoding multiple epidermal growth factor-like domains protein 10 — translation MENHVTFLAQKIASKKQCSKEVGKCIMGCVDRYSGDNCTTPCDFTCETCLQNDTLHCLSCYNGYTGTACRCPPNCKCASRSGICASCREGYANPEQQCKCQSQYCIGDSCNECIDKTYYANNAACCKCPENCKGGVCKSGPECISGCLDGFYGLDCSIRCSSLNANCSICNRSDGMCLECKNGLYPHDNGSCISCNSNCKNMQCNSETGECTNGCVEMFWGSKCGRNCSLDCETCHQHSGVCDSCRYQTVHGVYCNESCSSSCKEGKCDHRTGYCLKGCIGHLFGILCQTNCPENCQKSGSDTSCNADGFCTFGCIDGYVGDDCSNAVSAGPPVAAIAGGLIGSAVVIIGIVVALFVFRRRSARQSASSKNKQNSNTTFLGNITEDENKDTNEDHIKRKSTQQSLALSLPSANKLIPIQKQPSTHVVSASEIETDLEIGEFYKEI, via the exons TTGTACAACCCCCTGCGATTTTACTTGCGAAACATGTCTACAAAATGATACACTTCACTGCCTGTCATGCTACAATGGATACACTGGAACAGCCTGCCGATGTCCTCCTAACTGTAAATGTGCAAGTAGATCTGGTATATGTGCATCATGTAGGGAGGGTTACGCTAATCCTGAACAACAATGTAAGTGTCAGTCACAATATTGCATCGGGGACAGTTGTAATGAATGCATTGACAAAACGTACTATGCTAACAACGCAGCGTGTTGTAAATGTCCAGAGAATTGCAAAGGTGGTGTATGCAAGAGTGGACCTGAGTGTATATCCGGTTGCCTTGATGGATTTTACGGTCTCGATTGTTCTATACGTTGTTCGTCCTTAAATGCCAACTGTTCAATATGTAACAGGAGTGATGGTATGTGTCTTGAATGTAAAAACGGACTTTATCCGCATGACAATGGAAGTTGCATCAGTTGCAATAGTAATTGTAAAAACATGCAGTGCAATTCTGAAACAGGCGAGTGTACAAATGGCTGTGTGGAAATGTTTTGGGGAAGCAAATGCGGTAGGAATTGCAGTTTAGATTGTGAAACATGTCATCAGCATTCCGGTGTGTGCGATTCATGTAGATATCAAACAGTCCATGGAGTTTATTGCAATGAATCATGCAGCTCTTCGTGTAAAGAAGGCAAATGCGATCACAGAACTGGCTATTGTTTAAAAGGTTGCATTGGACATTTATTCGGCATTCTGTGCCAAACGAACTGCCCTGAAAATTGTCAGAAAAGTGGTTCTGACACGAGTTGTAATGCCGATGGGTTCTGCACATTTGGCTGCATTGATGGCTATGTCGGGGATGATTGTTCAA aCGCAGTAAGCGCCGGACCACCAGTAGCAGCAATTGCTGGAGGTTTAATTGGAAGCGCAGTAGTCATTATTGGCATCGTTGTTGCATTATTCGTCTTTCGACGAAG atCCGCTCGCCAGTCCGCGTccagcaaaaacaaacaaaacagcaACACAACATTTCTGGGTAACATTACTGAGGACGAAAACAAAGACA CAAACGAAGACCATATCAAGAGGAAATCAACACAACAAAGTCTAGCTTTGTCCCTGCCATCAGCAAACAAACTCATACCAATACAGAAACAACCATCGACTCATGTTGTGTCTGCATCAGAAATCGAGACTGACCTTGAGATAGGTGAgttttacaaagaaatttaG
- the LOC128204107 gene encoding receptor-type tyrosine-protein phosphatase mu-like isoform X1: MYVDAKAHEAFRTEFEKFSSGLSKPYVESQKKEHMSKNRYKGIYPYDDSSVKVRSNGGSDYINASFIDGYKTPMQYIATLGPMSQQLGDFGLFWKMIWQQKVEKIVMVTNLIEQGSPKCEQYWPKPGTTMKYGDIKVESCSEDEYAEFTRRVFTVTMGSEERTLHHLHFTCWPDKAIPDDVTAMIEFRQRVLSTSNTLNGPTVVHCSAGVGRTGTYIALDILTKEGEAEKAIDISGCVHKMRQNRPNMVQTIGQYQFLHTAVVYSLTFDCKQIKGENFNEYMNKHTTQVLNTQFKHLQHTLETRPKMKQKQWNEINST; the protein is encoded by the exons ATGTATGTGGATGCAAAGGCTCATGAGGCATTCAGGACAGAATTTGAG AAATTTTCCAGCGGTCTATCTAAGCCATATGTTGAATCACAGAAGAAAGAACATATGAGTAAGAATCGATACAAAGGAATTTATCCAT ACGATGACTCAAGTGTAAAGGTTAGAAGTAATGGCGGGTCAGACTACATAAACGCAAGCTTTATTGAC GGGTATAAAACGCCGATGCAGTACATCGCCACATTAG GACCAATGTCACAACAATTAGGAGATTTCGGCTTATTTTGGAAAATGATTTGGCAACAGAAAGTTGAGAAAATTGTCATGGTTACCAACCTCATTGAACAGGGA TCCCCTAAATGCGAGCAATACTGGCCAAAGCCTGGAACAACTATGAAGTATGGCGATATAAAGGTGGAGAGCTGCTCGGAGGATGAGTATGCTGAGTTTACTAGGAGAGTTTTCACAGTGACTATG GGATCGGAGGAAAGGACCTTGCATCATCTTCATTTCACGTGTTGGCCAGACAAGGCAATACCAGACGATGTAACTGCGATGATAGAGTTCAGACAGCGTGTTCTGAGTACGTCGAATACACTGAATGGACCAACGGTTGTGCATTGCAG CGCAGGTGTCGGAAGAACAGGCACCTACATTGCTTTGGATATCCTGACGAAAGAAGGTGAAGCTGAGAAGGCCATAGACATTTCTGGGTGTGTCCACAAAATGCGTCAGAATAGGCCGAATAtggttcaaacaatt GGCCAGTATCAGTTTCTACACACCGCCGTGGTTTATTCACTTACATTCGActgcaaacaaatcaagggaGAAAACTTCAACGAGTACATGAACAAACACACAACACAAGTACTAAATACTCAGTTTAAG CATCTGCAGCATACGCTCGAGACACGACCTAAAATGAAACAGAAGCAGTGGAACGAAATAAACAGCACCTGA
- the LOC128204107 gene encoding receptor-type tyrosine-protein phosphatase H-like isoform X2, whose product MSKNRYKGIYPYDDSSVKVRSNGGSDYINASFIDGYKTPMQYIATLGPMSQQLGDFGLFWKMIWQQKVEKIVMVTNLIEQGSPKCEQYWPKPGTTMKYGDIKVESCSEDEYAEFTRRVFTVTMGSEERTLHHLHFTCWPDKAIPDDVTAMIEFRQRVLSTSNTLNGPTVVHCSAGVGRTGTYIALDILTKEGEAEKAIDISGCVHKMRQNRPNMVQTIGQYQFLHTAVVYSLTFDCKQIKGENFNEYMNKHTTQVLNTQFKHLQHTLETRPKMKQKQWNEINST is encoded by the exons ATGAGTAAGAATCGATACAAAGGAATTTATCCAT ACGATGACTCAAGTGTAAAGGTTAGAAGTAATGGCGGGTCAGACTACATAAACGCAAGCTTTATTGAC GGGTATAAAACGCCGATGCAGTACATCGCCACATTAG GACCAATGTCACAACAATTAGGAGATTTCGGCTTATTTTGGAAAATGATTTGGCAACAGAAAGTTGAGAAAATTGTCATGGTTACCAACCTCATTGAACAGGGA TCCCCTAAATGCGAGCAATACTGGCCAAAGCCTGGAACAACTATGAAGTATGGCGATATAAAGGTGGAGAGCTGCTCGGAGGATGAGTATGCTGAGTTTACTAGGAGAGTTTTCACAGTGACTATG GGATCGGAGGAAAGGACCTTGCATCATCTTCATTTCACGTGTTGGCCAGACAAGGCAATACCAGACGATGTAACTGCGATGATAGAGTTCAGACAGCGTGTTCTGAGTACGTCGAATACACTGAATGGACCAACGGTTGTGCATTGCAG CGCAGGTGTCGGAAGAACAGGCACCTACATTGCTTTGGATATCCTGACGAAAGAAGGTGAAGCTGAGAAGGCCATAGACATTTCTGGGTGTGTCCACAAAATGCGTCAGAATAGGCCGAATAtggttcaaacaatt GGCCAGTATCAGTTTCTACACACCGCCGTGGTTTATTCACTTACATTCGActgcaaacaaatcaagggaGAAAACTTCAACGAGTACATGAACAAACACACAACACAAGTACTAAATACTCAGTTTAAG CATCTGCAGCATACGCTCGAGACACGACCTAAAATGAAACAGAAGCAGTGGAACGAAATAAACAGCACCTGA
- the LOC128204107 gene encoding receptor-type tyrosine-protein phosphatase kappa-like isoform X3, which translates to MSKNRYKDDDSSVKVRSNGGSDYINASFIDGYKTPMQYIATLGPMSQQLGDFGLFWKMIWQQKVEKIVMVTNLIEQGSPKCEQYWPKPGTTMKYGDIKVESCSEDEYAEFTRRVFTVTMGSEERTLHHLHFTCWPDKAIPDDVTAMIEFRQRVLSTSNTLNGPTVVHCSAGVGRTGTYIALDILTKEGEAEKAIDISGCVHKMRQNRPNMVQTIGQYQFLHTAVVYSLTFDCKQIKGENFNEYMNKHTTQVLNTQFKHLQHTLETRPKMKQKQWNEINST; encoded by the exons ATGAGTAAGAATCGATACAA AGACGATGACTCAAGTGTAAAGGTTAGAAGTAATGGCGGGTCAGACTACATAAACGCAAGCTTTATTGAC GGGTATAAAACGCCGATGCAGTACATCGCCACATTAG GACCAATGTCACAACAATTAGGAGATTTCGGCTTATTTTGGAAAATGATTTGGCAACAGAAAGTTGAGAAAATTGTCATGGTTACCAACCTCATTGAACAGGGA TCCCCTAAATGCGAGCAATACTGGCCAAAGCCTGGAACAACTATGAAGTATGGCGATATAAAGGTGGAGAGCTGCTCGGAGGATGAGTATGCTGAGTTTACTAGGAGAGTTTTCACAGTGACTATG GGATCGGAGGAAAGGACCTTGCATCATCTTCATTTCACGTGTTGGCCAGACAAGGCAATACCAGACGATGTAACTGCGATGATAGAGTTCAGACAGCGTGTTCTGAGTACGTCGAATACACTGAATGGACCAACGGTTGTGCATTGCAG CGCAGGTGTCGGAAGAACAGGCACCTACATTGCTTTGGATATCCTGACGAAAGAAGGTGAAGCTGAGAAGGCCATAGACATTTCTGGGTGTGTCCACAAAATGCGTCAGAATAGGCCGAATAtggttcaaacaatt GGCCAGTATCAGTTTCTACACACCGCCGTGGTTTATTCACTTACATTCGActgcaaacaaatcaagggaGAAAACTTCAACGAGTACATGAACAAACACACAACACAAGTACTAAATACTCAGTTTAAG CATCTGCAGCATACGCTCGAGACACGACCTAAAATGAAACAGAAGCAGTGGAACGAAATAAACAGCACCTGA